Genomic DNA from Triticum dicoccoides isolate Atlit2015 ecotype Zavitan chromosome 4B, WEW_v2.0, whole genome shotgun sequence:
AGAGGATCAGAAACGACGGCAGCGCAAACAAAAACGTGACAAGGACGTACAGGAGCAGAACCGCGGCGCTGGCAGGGACGGCGTAGAGAACTATGAGGAGGAACATTATCACGAGCGGGAACTTGGCAGTCAGCTGCACGAAGCACACCATGAGCTTTTGGAGAGACACGCTGGCAGTGTTGGAGGTGTTGGCAGCGGCATTTCTATCTCTGGCAGAAGAGGTCTCTGCTCGTGCCGTAGGGGTTCTTCGGTGGTGTTGACTGGAACTGGTGCCACCACTGGAGGGACATACTGATTGGCGCTCTTCATGACCAGAGGAATGGAACTTTGCTCTGTCACCATTCATGCTCTCAACCATCCAGAGCAGAAAGTAGTTCTTACGTGGGAACTTGAGGTTGCCTTTGTACACCAGCCGGAAAGATAATAGGTTGCACCAAGGACATGAGACAAAGAGAGGCAGCTGGATAGGAAGGGTTGGGAACTTGACAACAGCCCACTGAAGACCTAGGATGCAGTTCTTGCACATTGTGTGACCACACCACAAGACATAAGGAACGTTCTCTACGATGTTGAAGGATTCGCAGCATATTGGGCATTCAAGGCCTTCCTCTCGACTTGCACATGAAGAACCATCGTCATCAGAGCAATCAGGATTGGATAGGCTGCCTTTTGATGGTTGCACCCTTTTCTTTATGCTTCCAGCTATGGCATTTGATGCAAAACTCCACATCTTGAATGAGGAAGAGCTGGTACACTATGTTTTGTGCATCTGCAGTTCTGATGTACAGCAGAAAATCAGAATGCCTCACAAGCGAATAATACCATACTTACATAGGGGAAATACAAATTTCTCCAGTAAAACTGACCACAACTATTTATGCTGAGCGAAAAAAAATTAAGTGTGAAATGCTCTCACAAATGAAATAAAGCCAGCAGTCTATAAAAACATCAAGTAAACAACCAATTGACCAGGCAGGCAATGAGTCATATTAACTACATAATCATGTTTCTTTTTCTAACAATATAATACAGTTTCCCTGTGTACTGGCAATTTCAGAAACCACATAACAAACACAGAAATGCTGAGAGTGCCAAGCGATGTTACTGACTGCATATGTATCTACTTTAGTCGAGAGTAGGGACTAATGATGTGTGGCCTAGTTGATTAGGTAGCGATTTTCTCAGTCGGCTTTGTAGCTACCCTGAGTCAGTACTTATGTACAGACTTTCCAGTACATAAAAAATCTAATAGATAAATTGACAAGAACTGCAGTATCTATAGAAGGTGAAACTCGGCAAGCAGGATTCATGCGGGAAAGTTATTGTAAACATTCTTACTGCTGGAAACTTATCGTGAAGGAGCATCATTCACTAGTTTTAGATAAGAACTGTTTAGACAAACTACATGTGTGCTATCACATGGCCTCAGTGCTTTTTAAAACAGTTAATTATCACTAATGTACTAACATATAAACTAGAAGAAACTACCCAAGAGTTCCAAAATCATGGTAAATTAACTGGGGAGATCCACTATGGATTATGCAAGAGATCATCTAAGCCTACTGCACATTAATGGAAAATAAATATTATCAATACATTGTTTTAACCCGCTCGGTAAAGCCTACACAGGACTAGCTGCGAATTAAGGACTTGTTTGGATCCTAGGCAAGAATAGTTATAGCCTTGCCGGGCAAGGCTAGGTGTTTGGAACTGTTCAAATatcttagcttttgtgggccagctagcttggatgGGCTACAAAAACCTTGAGATCAGGAGAGCCAAATCGGCTCGCTTCCGATGGCAAACTTTTCGCAAAGAAAACCAACGACCCACTCCTGACAACAGTTTCACACGGCAAGGCTGGTAAGCAAAAGCTGTCTAGCTGAGCTATTGCCCAACTAAGCATCCCTAAACAGAACTATGGGAGGATCAAACAAATCCTACAAAGTCTACACATGGCTTACTCATCATTTAATAGTTGCAATAAGAAGAATGCTTAGTGGTCAAAGGAAAAAATTGCTTCTTCGGAACATAAATTCGAAAACATAGGACTACAAGTCTAGTTCAGCCCTACATGATTTATATGAAAGCAATAGCAGGTTCTGAGTTGATGCTAATACACCCCAATTGAGCTGTTTAATTGTATCGCAATGAACACGGCAATTCTTAAGCAAAGATATGATTTCTTGCTTTCAACCAGCTTAGGAAAATAAAATAGTCATTTGCATCATGACAGGTTCGCAATCATACGGTATCCAGAGCCTAATAAAGCCTATGACTCCTCAAACAGGTTCAGTTAGAGATAGTTTCTAGTGGACTCGACCAAGCCCTGCTTAGATAATCGAGTCTATATATGCCCTACCTTCTAGAAAATGTCATCAGACCCAAAAATCCAGAGAAGGTATCAGTCACGCAATTCCCATGGAATTACAACACTATACGGCCTACTGGTTACTCACTCCTCGGCTTCAGGCTACAAACCATCTGTCTTTATCATCGTGCAAGGCATAGAGATTTCACCAACCATCGTTTTATAATATATTTTTTCCCAATCGGACATTTCGTGCCTACAAACAGCCATGGAAATCCCCAAATCGGCGAGGTCTCCACCCGAAGCGCCCTACGGTAAAAGGAGGACCAAAAGCCCAGGTTCAACCACGCATCTGGTCACGAGAGACACCTAACATCACGAACGCGCGGGCAGGAGCCGGAAACGAATCGGGACAAATCGCTTGGGAGGGTTACGGGCGGGGGAAGTCGGTGGCTTACCAACGAGGTCGCGGATCTCCGTCCGCGCAGCGCAGGGGCGGGCGGGGGACTCCGCGGGAGATCGGTTGTGGTGTGCTAGAAGGCGGTCATCCCGGCGGCGGCCGCCGCGTCGAGGGGGGCGACAGAGTGGGGAGTGGCGGTCGGGTGGAGACGATGGGAGAGGGGTGGAAGATGGCCGTCCCACCTGTTGTTGATTTCTTTCTCCCGTACGTTCGGGTAACTCGCTAGGGCGCAGTATATCTGGCCCGCTCGTTTTCCTTTCGATGGCTTGGATGACGCCACGTTTGCATCTAAAGGAACTTGTTTCTCTGTTGTTATCTATCTTTGTTTGCTCTGGAAAACTTGGTGATCAGATGAGCATAAATAAAGATAAGTATGGCGAGCTGTCCAAAGGCATAAGCATTGGCGGTGCACCCATGCTGTAGGTACATCTCATTTTCTTCGAGAAGGAAAAAGGAAGATATGTCGTGTCATGCCTTTTGCTCTTGACAAAAAGTCCCAATCCAAATcatgtaagagcaactccaacccgCCGATCCAGACGGCGATTTTGTCCGCTTTTCGTTCGTTTGGGTCGGACCGGCAGACGTCCACGTCCGTTTTTGCGTTTGGGTAGGCGTATGCGCCCAACGCTAGCCCGACCCACTTTGACGGCGCGCGGGAAAAGAAAGACCATAAATATTTTAAACATAgaacaaacattaattaaacattaaagccagccacgaaggccggcgagagtccacgCGTCCATATTACATTAATTGGACATAAAAAAATCAAACTAAGAGGGCGCCGCTGCCTTAGGCGTCCTCGTCGGCGGCGTCGGGGCCGGTGAGGTCGATCAGCGTCGGCGCAGGGCCGGCCTAGGGGAATGTCGTGTTCCAGACCACGGCGATGTTGGCCGCTACGGAATGTGCCACCGCGGCATGTGCCTGtcgtgcctcctcctccgcctcgcgctGCTCCTCCTCGGCGTCGCGCTCCAGCTGCTCGAGGTACTCGCCCTCGCGGCGCTCCTCGGTCAGCCGTCGCTGCCGCCAGTGCTCGAGGTACGTCGCCTCCTGCACCAGCGTCACCCACATCCTGATCGGCGGGGCGCTCACCCACTCGCTCACTACTCTCGTCCAAGAGTAGCGCTCGATGGGGGTTGGTTCCGGCTCGGCCTTGACTGGGGACGGCGGGGCCAGTGGTGGCACGACGCAATCGCCGACCGCGGACAGCGCCATGGCCTCCGCCATGCTCGCCTCGaacgctgcctcctcctcctccctgcgtcgctcctcctcctcgctctcctGGAGGACAACCGCCATGGCCGCCTGGTAGGTGGCCTCCACCTCCTGGTCCTCGTCGCGTACGACGATGGGCGGCGACGTGGAGCTACGGGAGGCGGCGACGGGGAGCTACGGGAGACTTGGCGCACGCCGCGCTACTTgacctcctcgtgctcgaaggcaaACCAACACGCCCAATAGGGCGAGTCGGCGTCGTAGGCGGAGTTGTGGCGCTGCTCTGCCATCAGCAGTGCCTGCCGGCGTCGCACCTCCTCCGCGTGCGCCCTTGCCGACCGCGGCACCGCCGACACTGAGATCCTCTCCGGATTCAAGTGCCAGTCATGCGGCAGGGTGATGTCGGGGTAGGGGAGAGGGACGCggtgctgccagtgccactccgcctgaTGCACTGGCATGCTCACGCGCTGCCTCGGCCGGCGGGAAGACGCCGGCGGAGGCGGGGAGAGGCGGGGAAGAGGGGTGGCGGGGGCCTTGCCCTTGGCTTTGTCATTGCCATTGCCGGAGAAGAAGCCCATCATGTCAAggtgtgatatgtccattttgcatcatgcttttatattgatatttattgcaatatgggctgttactacatattatgtcacaatacttatgccttttctctcttattttacaaggtttacatgaagagggagaatgccggcagctggattctgggctggaaaaggagcaaaatattagagacctattctgcacaacttcaaaagtcttgaaactccatgaaagtcagttttggaatttataaaaaatatttggcgaagaaagcaccagaggggggtcaCCCTCTGTTCACGATGGtggggggcacaccctacccccctgggcgcgccccctacctcgtgggccacctggaagcaccccgatgcccatcttctcgtataaggtgtcttttaccctggaaaaaatcataaggaagctttcgggatgaagcgcctccatctcaaggcggaaccttggcggaaccaatctagggctccggcggagctgttctgccggggaaagatccctccgggagggggaaatcgtcatcaccatcaatcctctcatcgggagggggtccatcaacatcaacatcttcaccaacaccatctcctctcaaaccctaattcatctcttgtatccgatctttgtctcaaaacctcagattggtacctgtgggttgctagtagtgttgattactccttgtagttgatgctagttggtttattcggtggaagatcatatgttcagatcctttatgcatattaatacccctttgattatgaacatgaatatgatttgtgagtagttacgtttgttcccgaggacatgggagaagtcttgttgtaagtaatcatgtgaatttggtattcgttcgatattttgatgagatgtatgttgtctctcctctagtggtattatgtgaacgtcgactacatgacacttcaccattgtttggccctagagggaggcattgggaagtaataagtagatgatgggttgctagagtgatagaagcttaaaccctagtttatgcgttgcttcgtaaggggctgatttggatccatatgtttcatgctatggttaggtttaccttaattcctctttcgtagttgtggatgcttgcgagaggggttaatcataagtgggatgcttgtccaaggaagggcaatacccgagcaccggtccacccacatatcaaattatcaaagtaccgaatgcgaatcatatgagcatgataaaaactagcttgacgataattcccatgtgtcctcgggagcgctttcctttatacgagagtttgtccagacttgtcctttgctacaaaaaggattgggccaccttgctgcaccttgtttacttttgttacttgttacccgttacgaattatcttatcacaaaactatctgttaccgataatttcagcgcttgcagagaataccttactgaaaaccgcttgttatttccttctgctccttgttgggttcgacactcttacttatcgaaaggactatgatagatcccctatacttgtgggtcatcaagactcttttctggcgccgttgccggggagtgaagcgcctttggtaggtggaatttggtaaggaaaattttatagtgtgctgaaatttactatcgcttgttactatggaaaataattctttgaggggcttgttcggggtatcttcaccccgaccagtagagcaaagagttgctcctcaacctactaaacctactgaaagtgtttactttgaaattccctcgggtatgatagagaaactgctagttaatccttttacaggagatggaacactacatcccgatatgcacctaatctatgtggatgaagtttgtggattatttaagtttgcaggtatggctgaggatgttatcaagaagaaggtcttccctttatctttgaagggaaaggcattggcatggtttaggctatgtgatgatattggatcatggaactacaaccgattgaaattggaatttcatcagaagttttatcctatgcatctggttcatcgtgatcgtaattatatatataatttttggcctcacgaaggagaaaatatcgctcaagcttggggaggcttaagtcaatgttatattcatgccccaatcatgagctctcaagataaatcattattcaaaaaatttatgctcggctttctctcaataatcgctccatgctcgatacttcttgtactggttcttttatgatgaagactattgaattcaaatgggattcattggaaagaattaaacgcaactctgaagattgggatctcgacaaaggtaaggagtcaagtataacacctatgtttgattgtgttaaatcttttatggataccgatgtttttcgtgaatttagcactaaatatggacttgactctgagatagtagcttctttctgtgaatcatttgctactcgtgttgatctccctaaagagaagtggtttaaatatcatcctaccattgaagtaaaagtagttgaacctattaaagttgaagaaaagactatcacttataatgttgatcctattgttcctactacttatattgagaaaccacctttccctattagaataaaggatcatgctaaatcttcaactatggttcgtaagagtaatgctaaaacacctacacctcctgagcaaattaaagttgaacctagtattgctatggttaaagatctcttggtcgatatgggcatgttatttacttctgtgatgaagctgctagaattgctagacccaatactaaacataaacatagacctgttgttggcatgcctgttgtttctgttaaaataggagatcattgttatcatggctttatatgatatgggtgctagtgccagtgcaatacctcattccttatacaaagaaattatgcatgatattgcacctgctgagatagaggatattgatgttacaattaagcttgccaatagagatattagttcaccaattgggattgttagagatgttgaagtcttgtgtgggaaagttaaatatcctactgattttcttgttcttggttccccacaagatgacttttgtcccattatatttggtagacccttcttgaatactgttaatgccaagatagattgcgaaaaagatattattactgttggtttaggggatatgtctcatgattttaattttgctaaattccatagacaaccccgtgataaagaatttcctagtaaagatggaattattggtcttgcttctattgccgtgcctcctaatgatcctttagaacaatatttgctagaccatgaaaatgatatgtttatgaatgaaagaagggaaataaatgaagtattctttaaacagggacccattttgaaacacaacttgcctattgaaatcctaggggatcctcctccacccaagggtgatcccgtgtttgagcttaaaccattacctgatactcttaaatatgcttatattgatgaaaagatgatatatcatgttattattagtgctaacctttcagagcaggaagaagagaaattattgaaaactctgaagaagcaccgtgctgctattggatatactcttgatgatcttaaaggcgttagccccactctatgccagcacacaataaaactggagaaagacgctaaaccagttgctgatcaccaacgatggttaaaccctaagatgaaagaagtggtgagaaatgaaatactaaagcttctggaggcaggtataatttatcctgttgctaatagtcaatgggtaagccccgtccattgtgtccctaagaagggaggtattaatgttgttcctaatgataaagatgaattgatcccacaaagaattattataggttatagaatgataattgattttcgcaaattgaataaagctactagaaaagatcattaccctttaccttttattgatcaaatgctagaaagattatccaaacatacacatttttgctttctagatggttattctggtttctctcaaatacttgtgtcaaaagaggatcaggataagaccacttttacttgccctttcggtacctttgcttatagatgtatgccttttggtttatgtaatgcacctgctacctttcaaagatgtatgacagctatattctctgacttttgtgaaaagattgttgaggttttcatggatgatttctccgtgtatggaacttcttttgatgattgcttaagcaaccttgatcgagttttgcagagatgcgaacaaactagtcttgtcttgaattgggagaagtgacactttatggttaatgaaggtattgtcttggggcataaattttctaaaagaggtattgaagttgacaaagctaaagttgatgctattgaaaagatgtcgtgtcccaaggacatcaaaggtataagaagtttccttggtcatgacggtttttatagaaggttcattaaagacttctcaaaactttctaggcctctgactaatctattacaaaaatatgttccttttgtctttgatgatgattgcatagaagcatttgaaatacttaagaaagccttgatttctacacctattgttcagccacctgattggaatttaccctttgaaatcatgtgtgatgctagtgattatgttgtaggtgttgttctaggacaaagagttgataagaaattaaatgttatccaatatgctagtaaaactctagatagtgcctagagaaattatgctaccactgaaaaagaatttttagcagttgtgtttgcttgtgataagttcagaccttatattgttgattccaaagtaaccgttcacactgatcatgctcctGTTAAATACCTTATGaaaaaaagatgctaaacctagacttattagatgggttctcttgctacaagaatttgacttgcatattattgatagaaagggagctgagaaccctattgcagacaacttatctaggttagagaatgttcttgatgacccactacctattgatgatagctttccagatgaacaattggttgtcataaatgcttctagtactgctccatggtatgttgattatgctaattacattgttgctaaatttataccacctagtttcacataccagcaaaagaaaaagtttttctatgattcaagacattacttctgggatgacccacacctttataaagaaggagtagatggtgttattagacgttgtgtacctgagcgtgaacaggaatagatcctatgcaagtgtcactccgaggcatatggaggacattacgcgggagatagaattgcacataaggtattgcaatccggtttttattggcctactctcttcaaagatgcccgtaagtttgtattgtcttgtgatgaatgtcaaagaattggtaatattagtagacatcaagaaattcctatgaactattcacttgttattgaaccatttgatgtttggggctttgattatatgggaccgtttccttcctctaatggatatacacatattttagttgatgttgattacgttactaagtgggtagaagctactccaactagtagtgctgatcataacacctctattaagatgcttaaagaagttatttttccgaggtttggagtccctagatacttaatgactgatggtggttcacattttattgatggtgcttttcgtaagatgcttgctaagtatgatgttaatcatagaattgcatctccataccatccacagtttagcggtcaagtagaattgagtaatagagagcttaaattaattttgcaaaagactattaatagatctagaaagaattggtccaagaaacttgatgatgcattatgggcctatagaactgcatataaaaatcctatgggtatgtctccgtataaaatggtttatggaaaagcatgtcacttacctctcaaactagaacataaggcatattgggccattaaagagctcaattatgatttcaaacttgtcggtgagaagaggttatttggcaTAAGCTCACTTGAtggatggagaacccaggcttatgagatgCCAAACTgtctaaagaaaaagttaaaagatggcatgataagaggatacaaaagcatgagtttaatgtaggtgattatgtttttctatacaactctcgtttaagattttttttgcaggaaaacttctttctaaatgggaaggtccttacgttatcgaggaggactatctttccggtgccataaaaatcaacaacttcgaaggcacaaatccgaaggtggtgaacggtcaaagaatcaaacattatatcaggtaatcccataaatgttgaaaccaatgttattgacaccgtaaccctggaggagcacataagggacactttccagaatgtttcagactccgaaaaggaataggtatgtggtacggtaagtaaaccgactccaaaacagttccaatatcaatttttctccattttggaatatttaagaaaatgggaaaataagaagtagtctggaaagggcacgaggcgtccacgagggtggagggcgtgccctacccccctgggcgcgccccctgcctcgtgggcacctcgtgtgccatcCACGACTCCGttctcttgcacgatacttcttttggtcggtaaaaaaacaTTATATAATCTTCTGAAGATTTGGACCAACGTACCACGACGAAATCCTCtaattttgttttgagttgtttctgccgcagagtagagcaatatgtcatcccaggattcagagggacaaagctatgtggctgattaccttgcagaccccaaggtctacggggacttggagcattgtggttggaccatgaaggaagaagaagactatgatcctaagggaaaggaggagacgagctcagatgaagatgaagtcccactacctcagtctggggacatgcacgtggagtttaaaaagtcaagcctccccgatagagcaaagaaacctaagatcgagtttatcccttttggtCTCTTGCAGGAGAATaaacaggaattatgca
This window encodes:
- the LOC119291251 gene encoding uncharacterized protein LOC119291251, coding for MWSFASNAIAGSIKKRVQPSKGSLSNPDCSDDDGSSCASREEGLECPICCESFNIVENVPYVLWCGHTMCKNCILGLQWAVVKFPTLPIQLPLFVSCPWCNLLSFRLVYKGNLKFPRKNYFLLWMVESMNGDRAKFHSSGHEERQSVCPSSGGTSSSQHHRRTPTARAETSSARDRNAAANTSNTASVSLQKLMVCFVQLTAKFPLVIMFLLIVLYAVPASAAVLLLYVLVTFLFALPSFLILYFAYPTLDWLVREIFT